The genomic DNA AAATCTTCCTTCGTCGCCTCAACCTCCAAGACATAGTCAGAGCCATCCAACACTTTTGCATCAGGCAAAGGCTCTGACGAAGCAGGGGAGCCGATTAAAAAAATGAGGTATGCAACTGCAGCTACAATTAGTCCCGCAAGGGCGAAAAAGCTTAATTTCCATCGATTCATGCGTCTTCATCTCCTACATATCCAATTTCCCGTCCGATAGTTGTAGCAAATTACATTCCCCAATTTTTTCAAGGAAACGATCCGCCATTGATTCATAACCTTTCGCGTTCGGATGAAAGAAATCGGTGTGGTACACCATATTCGCATTCGAATCGAACAAATCGGCTACAGGAACGAAGCATGACTTGCCATCTAGCACCGAACGAACTTCGATGGCCTCATTCCAATCAGTAATAATGTCTTCAAATTCATTGACTTCATCAGACACAATCGAAAATGGATTATACAAGCCTGCTACGACAATAATCGCATCACCATTTAGCGCTCGAATTGTACTGAACACCTCATCGAGCCGATTTTCAAATTTCCCAAGTTCAATGTAAAAAGCCTCTTTTTTCATATTAAAAATGTCTTTCTTCACGACCTTCATGACATCATTACCA from Sporosarcina sp. FSL K6-1522 includes the following:
- a CDS encoding GDSL-type esterase/lipase family protein, with product MRRFFMLMITFSLFVTGCSAPFTKTTDSLAKREDIAFSEWDVPGYFIPKRLQVVGLGDSLTQGVGDEQKKGGYFGRVSEEMIEWKGVVDVDARNLAKRGRRSDQLLDQLEDSSIQAAVKKADVILLTIGGNDVMKVVKKDIFNMKKEAFYIELGKFENRLDEVFSTIRALNGDAIIVVAGLYNPFSIVSDEVNEFEDIITDWNEAIEVRSVLDGKSCFVPVADLFDSNANMVYHTDFFHPNAKGYESMADRFLEKIGECNLLQLSDGKLDM